The Fundidesulfovibrio magnetotacticus genome includes the window GGGGCAGGAACACCTCGCCCGCCAGCACCTGGGAGAAGTCCGGGCTGGCCAGGATGCGTCCCCCGGTGGTGGTGATCAGGGCGGTCTGGTGGGGCAGGTCCGAGAGGGCGAGCACCAGGTCGCGCAGGACCTTGAGGCGCAACGTGGTCATGATCACGGCCCGCACCCCCCCGGAGCGCGGCTCGGGCACGGGCACGGCCATGGGCAGGAGGGGCTCGCCCACGTCGGGGTCGATGATCACCTCGCCGAAGGCGGGCATGCCGGTCTCCATGGCGGTGCGGAAGGTGGCCGAGGTTTCGGGCCTGGCGCTGGCGTGGTCCAGGGCCTTGAAGGCCGAGACGGCGGCCAGTGCGGCGCCGTCCGGGCCCATCACGCGCAGTTCGCGCAGCATGGGCATGCCGGTGGCGATCTCCAGGAGCATGGCCCGGCGGATGCGCGATTCCTGGGCGTAGAAGTCCTTGGCGCGCAGGGCGGCGAGGATTTCCCGGGCCGAGCCTCCCAGGAGCTCGCCGGTGCGCAGGGCCAGGTTGTCTGCGCGCTGGTGGTTGTAGCGGTACACGTCCTCCAGGCGGGTTTCGTAGCCCGCGAAGGTGATCAACCCCGCCAGCAACAGGATGGGCGCGGCGGCCAGGGCCAGGAAACTCCAGGACAGGGCGCGGCTCAGACGCGGCGGGGCCATGGCGCTCATTGAGGCTCCCGGAAGACGTACTGGGCGCGGTCCAGGAAGCCGTCGGGAACGTGGAGCCCGATGCGCCGTGCGGCCGCGAGATTGATGAAGAGATAGTCCTGAGCGGTCTCCACGGGCATTCCCGAGACGGGGGTTCCGTTGAGGATCTGGTTCGCCATGGCGGCGGCCTGGCGGCCCAGTTCCTCTCCCACGAAGCCGTAGCCCGTGAGCACGCCCTCGCGCACCTGCTCCATGCGCGGGGTGGAGAGCGGGATGCGCCGGGCCTCGGCCAGGGCGATGAACTCCCGGAAGCGCGACATCACCAGCCCCTCGCGGGGCATGAACACGGCCTGCGCCCTGGCGGGGACAAGGCCGCCGTTCGCGAAGAGGTCGGTGGTGTCGGAGATGGAGAGGGCCATGATCTCCACGCCGAGAACCCTGGCGCTGTCCACGAGCTGTTCCATGGAGGCGCGGGCGCTGGGGTCGTCGGGGTTGTAGGGCACGAAGACGCGGCGCGCGCCGGGGGCCAGCTCAAGGAGCTCCTGGAGCCTGCGGCCCTCGCTGGGGGCCAGGCGCACGCCCGTGAGGTTGCTCTCGGGGCGGTGGAGGGTCTCCACCACCTTGGACGAGACGGGATCGTTGACCGGCGCGAAGACCACGGGCGGGCCGCTTTCCCGGGTGGCTTCCCTGGCTGTCAGGGCGGCCAGGGTGGGCGAGGCGAAGACAAGGTCGGGCTTTTGGGCCAGGATTTCGGCCATGCGCTCCTTGAGGTCGGCGGCCGTGGCCGCGGGGGGCGGCTCCACGAAGGTCAGGTTCATGCCTTCCTTGCGGTCCAGCTTCGCGAGCTCGGCCTTGAAGCCCGCGACGGTGCTGGCGTTGTTGGCCGTGTGCTGGAGGATGCCCACCGTGTGCTGTCGTGGCCCATGGCGATCGGGAGCCTGGAGTGACACCACTGCGGCGGCCAGAACGAAGGCCAGAAAGACGGCGGTGAACATCCGTTTCATTGGGGCTCCTGAAGCAATGCGCGGACTGGCCACGAGGGAAACCACCCGATCCTTTTCAGTGGCATAGTTCAGGCCGGGACTCAACGGGAAATCAGGGCGGGTCCGGTGGCATGGGCCCGGGCGTAACCGGCCGCGCGGCATGGACGACCCCACCGCAGGAGCATCCCGTACGGGTTGCCAACTCCGGGAAAGGGTTTATAACGCATCCATGCCGCACCCAACGCACAGCCTGCCCGCTCGGGCGCTGGCCCTGCTGCTGGCCCTGGCCCTGGCTCTCCCGGCCCCCTGGAGCGCCGCCCCGGCCCGGGCCGGCATGTTCTCCTTCGACCTCAAGGACGAGAAGGAGCTGGGCGAGAAGTTCAACGTGCTCATCCGCTCCAAGCTGCCCATGGTGGAAGATTCCGAGGTGGTGGACTACGCCCGGGAGGTGGTGGAGCGCATCACGCGCCAGATGCCGCCGCAGCCGTTCCCCTTCACGGTGGCCGTGGTGCGCGACAACGCCGTGAACGCCTTCGCGGCCCCGGCGGGCTACGTGTTCGTGTTCACGGGGCTGATCCTCAGCATGGACCACGAATCCGAGGTGGCGGGC containing:
- a CDS encoding ABC transporter substrate-binding protein; the protein is MKRMFTAVFLAFVLAAAVVSLQAPDRHGPRQHTVGILQHTANNASTVAGFKAELAKLDRKEGMNLTFVEPPPAATAADLKERMAEILAQKPDLVFASPTLAALTAREATRESGPPVVFAPVNDPVSSKVVETLHRPESNLTGVRLAPSEGRRLQELLELAPGARRVFVPYNPDDPSARASMEQLVDSARVLGVEIMALSISDTTDLFANGGLVPARAQAVFMPREGLVMSRFREFIALAEARRIPLSTPRMEQVREGVLTGYGFVGEELGRQAAAMANQILNGTPVSGMPVETAQDYLFINLAAARRIGLHVPDGFLDRAQYVFREPQ